The window AGGTTGTGGGAAGTGGAGAAGATGGGTTTGATCAAAGATGGAGAAGCCATTGACATTGTTAGATCAAAAATAAATGATGATGAGGTTGTGTGTAGAAATTATAGAGGGGTGAGGGGTTTAGACATAAATAACAAGGGAGGAGGGTCTATGGGAAAATCCGCCGGGTGAAGAAAGCGCGAGAGTGTGTTTGTTTTTACTTTACTTTTCATGTCCTAGGTCTCCGCGTGTGTCAATGTGCTCGCCAACTTTCacaaattatatcattataaaaagatattattGCGGTTTGTAACCCTTAACTTTGACTCATTGATAAAGGGGTATTTATACTCCAAATTCGTAATGTTAAGCAATTTCTTTTTTACTGCCACTTACGGTTAGTCCATCTCATTCATTTCTTtatcattttttgaattttttttcaattttttgtttcaaaatcttttataaacaattcaattttaagatataaaagACTAATATTacctattactttttttttcacttttttacaatctattaaataataatatgtctGGAAAAACTGTTCAAAACTGTTGTGATGTCCGgaaattttttttgcaaaaagaTGTTATCACATAAATCATATTAGTGTTCGGTAATTATCTAATAGCTTCCTGCAAGAACGTGCTTATCTATATCATCAGTTCACATGCAATAAAAATTAGGGAAAGTAATCGTGGTAAAGAAAAACTAGGTATGAGCAAACCAGTTTGTCGAATTTGAATCCATGTCTCGATATGCGAAGAGAAACAACATTTCCAAAATCTGAGCAAGTAATGATAGTCATTCTCCCTTCCATTCTACAAATGTCTcaatttaaatgttttttttgctttttgaagagtgaaattgactaatttttgactaactattagtaaatctagtctattttaatatgtaactttttatttcctaaagtaataaataaatattttttaatagttggtcaaaaattagtcaatttgactactcgaaaagcaaaagaaacatgtaaattgagacgtaGGAagtattttaacaaaatttaacGAAGTGGAATGCGTATctttcttgaaatgtaaaagaGGTGCTATTTgagtttccaaaaatatgaataCTGggcacaatatcgtttttgaactaAAGTCAGGGCGGTCAAAATTGCAATTACCTTTTAAAAGTATCAACTGTTTACTTTCGTTTCCATGTATATATCACTTTGAGCAACCTTGACTAGAGAACTGCTCTAGGAACAACTCTAAAAGTTGTCTAAATAATCCCCACATActaaaagaatatattttaaaactttagaaagtgaactaatttttttaattaaaaataaaaataatgtagtATAGTACATTGCCCTCAAACAAAAATGTGTAACCTTTTGAACCTAAAAGAATATACCTCAATCATTTGAGCAAAATCTGCAAAAAGTTGACAAACTATTTGAGAAAGTATCAAAACATATGGACACTCTTGCATCTCCGATGAAAAGACAACCAAGATTGCTAAAGATGTTGGCAACCTCGTCACCCTATTCAAACAATAATCCACTTCATATTTGTCCATTGGATGCTATTGTAAGCTTGTCCAAATTACAGTGAGGAGATTTTCTATTCTTAGACTCATGACCAGCAAAAAACTTTATATTAGGATTGAAAAGCTTGGTTCTGTAGCAGTGAAATATTTACACTAGATCTATATTAGGGTTTGTGTAAGAAAGTATCCTACATCAATCACTTCCTAATATAACCTATTCCTTTTGGGTGACTTTTGTATACCAAATTCCGGAGAAACTGAAATCAATTCAGAAAGAAGTTCAATTTGTCAATAAACACTTATCAGCAAAGGAACAGGCTGCAGTGTGCTTATTTATCTGTTTTTCCAAAGAGCAGCAATTTTTGGTACGACAGAGAATATGCATTCAACTTTTTGGTACGACAGCCAGTATGTGTTACTCAACTTTTTCCTATATATTTGGATGAAGACCATGACAAAGTGATGCTGGTACTTCTGCTGGTATGTTGCGTCAAGGAACTACTTTCTGGTGTAGCAAGCTTTACTTGTGTGATGCCATACTCCTGTACAATAAGACACCAAAAACCCCGATCACCAAACCAAGAACTGCAGGAATGCCAATTGATTCGACATATGTGATGTTGCCTGTGCTGTCTGTTCTTCCTTGGCGAGACCTCTCATCAGAGTATTCCCTCAGGATGTTATTCATATTATCAATTTGATGAATGATCTGGCGTTGGCTCCTTCCAATGAGCAAAATCTGTTCACATAACAACAGTTCTTTGAATCAGATGTGAACACAAAAGTTGAGTGAAATTAAGCTCAGGGTTCAtgataagatatataaaaatagctAATGCGAGTTCATGAAAAGATTATGTCCCTTGAGCACACACATATGCCCGGGTATGTATATACAAAACTATGAACTGCGGTCTTAATGTAAACTTCAAACCACCCATGGTATCAAAGGTATATTTTCCCACATCATCCGACGTGTACAACCTAAACAAAGTTTTTCCTGAATCTGCGCTTATGCATGGGAAAAAGTAAATGAAAGAATATTACGAAATCTGTGAACACAATATTATCAGAGCtgaattaaataattgaaatctgAACTTTAGCATAACATAATCATTTGATTAATCTTCTGAAAATTTAGCTtgatttaaaaacaaataaaatgccATGTAACTGGTCGCAAAGAAGAATAAGAATCTTGCACATGAGATAACCACAACTTCATTGGAGTGCTTATTCAGTTAATATACTACTAAAAACTTTATGTACTGCCACTTGTTTTCTGAAACAAATGAAAGAGAATGGATTTGCATTTCGTACCTCTTCCATAATTGGTGATTCCCTTGCTAATTGAGAAGAGGACGCAGAACTAGGAAGTAGTGTACCATTCATTGCACCATTGCCAGCCATGAACAGGGCAGGTTGTGCGGTACCATTGCAGCTTTCAGCATGCACAGCCAAATTTTGTTGGCTAGAGGATGCATTTGTGGCTGAGATTTTGAAATTTATCTCCTCGATACGGGAAGTAAACTCATCCATTCTTTCAGTTAGTGTAGTAATTTGTTCCGAGAGTTGAGTGATCACACCCTGTAACAATCAGAAGTTCAAGCTTATAAGCAGAGTTAATGATGTGCAACCCAAAGAAAGGGAGATGCACTAGTAGAGTATTGGGAGCAAATAGCTTTAGAAAATAGGTTGCAGGTTTGAGTATCTGATTATGCAAGCAGCAATATGTACTGATATGAAATCGAAAAGAATCCAATACAGATATAGGAAGAAATTCTGTAGTCTAGTTCTCAAGTCATGCTGTAATTAGCATCTTTGAATTACTGTCTGATAACACTAGGTGGGGTACCTTTATTGACATGTTTTATATTGGAAGTGAGGCCTTCATTGCCTCTGGTAATTGCACATTTTAATGAAGGAGATGAGAATACCTGCTTCGGAAGTGCAGCTGGTGATTCCGGGGTTCTGTCATCAAATCTTCTGCTATTTACATCAAGTTTTGTCAGCCTGGGTAGTTTCTTGTCACGTGCTGACAGAGAGTGTGATCTGCACAAATTTATCATAGCGCCAAATTATAATACCATAGAACATCCCCATCTAGTGTATGCATCCACATACTTAAGGCACCAAAGAAGTAAAAAATACCGATTGAGATATCTGCTTCTTTGATCTGCAGAGGCCCGGGATAAGGCTTCTTTCGGGCTTGTAATGTCATCGTCTATGCTAAGCTTTGTCTTCAAATCATCAGGCAACGCCTAGAAAGAGGTTGTCTAGTCATGAATAAGAATATTGAAAGAAGTGCCTAGGCAGTATAAAGTATCATACCATAACATCATCAACAAGCTTTTCCAGCTGAATTTGTTCTATGTAGGTGCGAGAAACATATGAACCATCCAAGCCTAGCTGGTCTGCTACAAATTTGACATGTGCACGATCTCTTCCTTGTACCTTCTCACCAAGAGCCAGATATACAAGTCATAAATTCGATTACTGTAAAATGATAGGAGTTCACATGGTATAAAATATTTAGCCCGCCGCCGCTGCACATCCGGACCAAAACAATTCATGAAAACTGACAGAGCTAAATGATATTATGACCACAAGAACCTTGCATTAGTATACATAGAAAGGCATGGCAACAATTAAATTAAAGTGAAAAGGGGGAAGAAAGAATAATATGCATTGTTCAAGCTTTCATTGCAAAACAGGTACTTATCCAATATCAACAGAACAACATGAGGTTGCTCATTAGCTTACAAATTATTTGTAGTAAGTAGCTTATATTTTAATTGGGTCAGAAACTTTTACCATATCAGTAACAACGGGATGAAAAGAAAAGCTAGAAGATTCTACTACTGGACATTCTAATTTTCACGGAAGTATCAAATGggagaaaaaaaatgatttttcatgcAACCAAATGTGATAGCGACATAACCTGCAATAATTCTATTACACGAATACGGAACTGATTCACATCTTTTAAGAATATAATATACCGGTGTCATGAAAAATACATTCATAGAACCAactcaaattttgaaaatgtcCTATTGCAagtgttatatattatataacaaattacTTTCACCGAAGTACAGCCATTAAACCTCCATCAGGTGGAAAGAAAATGCAGAGTAAGAAGAGTAAAATTCAATCAAAGATTATGAAACATAGTTTAATTGTATTTAGTGTGAATATTTAATCATCTTACCTGAACATACTTTCGGTTTATCTGCTCCAACCAATCTGTTTTTACACACACCCTGTCATCGGAAAATATATGGCTGCTTCTTTTCAGGATGGTTGCAATGGTGTACCCTAATGCCATTAGCCCACCCAAAAGGCGTACACTTACTTCAAAAGTAATTCTAGGTGATATGATGAATGGACTATCGGTAACCCATTCCTGAAAGATACAAGTTGAATAGATCAGTCAATGGTAATTTTAGTAACAGATCAACAAgctaaaatatgtttttatgtAGAAGAGCCCAATAGTTAATTCGGCCTATagcaaattaattaattaattagtaaaGCCGGAGTCAATATCTTTCGAACTCCCATTCTAGTCAGGGATTATCTACTTCCAGATGATATTAGAAGATAAACTAGACAATATCACTTAAAAGTTATAAGTTATAGACAATATCATTTCTAACAAATACTATAAAACTGTGCACAATAATGGAAACCTTGAACATCTAAACAGAGTTTGGCAATTGAAATTCAGCTTAGCGATCACAAATGAATTTTCTTTTAACGAATGTGCACTTTTCTACTTGAATGTCAGAGCCAGCATAGTTTTAGCGCCCCTACTTTTATGAAACACAAAGAAGCCCTGATTTTGGTCAAATATCAGATTGTTCATCGAAGTGGAGACCAAATATCACTTTGTTCACCAATTTCAACAGACTATATTTCATTCACTTAAGTTGATATAGATATCAATTTTGCAAGTTCTGAATTAAAAACTGAGtaaaaataaacttaaaattattaaaatttgaaaaaaataacgGAGAACCAAATCATAGATAAAGTTTTGTT of the Daucus carota subsp. sativus chromosome 4, DH1 v3.0, whole genome shotgun sequence genome contains:
- the LOC108217561 gene encoding inorganic pyrophosphatase TTM1, with translation MSEADSHSDSPRRRSGLLRDQVQVVKRKNSDRYEIVRIQDPLSFEKGFFIVIRACQLLAQKNDGIIFVGVAGPSGAGKTVFTEKVLNFMPSISVITMDNYNDASRIVDGNFDDPRLTDYDTLLQNIRGLQEGNPVQAPIYDFKSSSRVGYRTIEVPSSRIVVVEGIYALSDKLRPFLDLRVSVTGGVHFDLVKRVFRDIQRAGQEPEEIIHQISETVYPMYKAFIEPDLQTAHIKIINKFNPFSGFQNPTYILKSTKAVTEDKIKEVISDEYKERTEETYDIYLLPPGEDPEACQSYLRMRNRDGKYKLMFEEWVTDSPFIISPRITFEVSVRLLGGLMALGYTIATILKRSSHIFSDDRVCVKTDWLEQINRKYVQVQGRDRAHVKFVADQLGLDGSYVSRTYIEQIQLEKLVDDVMALPDDLKTKLSIDDDITSPKEALSRASADQRSRYLNRSHSLSARDKKLPRLTKLDVNSRRFDDRTPESPAALPKQGVITQLSEQITTLTERMDEFTSRIEEINFKISATNASSSQQNLAVHAESCNGTAQPALFMAGNGAMNGTLLPSSASSSQLARESPIMEEILLIGRSQRQIIHQIDNMNNILREYSDERSRQGRTDSTGNITYVESIGIPAVLGLVIGVFGVLLYRSMASHK